Within the Paenibacillus sp. AN1007 genome, the region GGCAGCAAAAGGTGTTTATCTGAAGAATGTAAGTCTTTCTTCTACGATGGGCCCTGGCGCACGCGTGAATGCAGCAGCTTTTAGATAAAATGTCTTGACAGGTTCGGCCTGTTCTGATATTCTATAAAAGTTGCGAGTCCGAGTGACTGACCGTTGACATTTGAATATGCTTGCCGTAGACAGTAGGTGCCATATGGCTTAATTTCCTACCGAGGTGTGATTATACAACTTGAAACGATGCAAATCGGATGCGAGTATATATCAAGCCTTCGTGATTCTACGGAGGCTTTTCTTAATGGGATAAATTTGATCAGGAGGTGTACAGATTGGCAAACGCAAAAGTGATTCAAGCAAAACAAGAATCCGTTGATGTAGTAACAGCAAAATTGCGCGAAAGCGCGACGACTGTTGTTGTTGACTATCGTGGATTGAACGTTTCCCAAGCTACTGAACTGCGCAAGCAGCTTCGTGAAGCTGGTGTAGAATTCCAAGTGCTGAAAAACACATTGCTTCGCCGTGCAACTGCTGCAGCAGAATTGACAGAACTCGATAGCGTTCTGACAGGTCCTACTGCAATTGCATTCAGCGGAGAAGATGCTGTAGCTCCAGCCAAAATTCTGAACGACTTCGCGAAAAAGAACGATGCACTGAAATTGAAAGGTGCTGTCGTAGAAGGTCGCGTAATTGGAGTAGAAGAAGTTAAGGCGTTGGCAGAACTGCCATCCCGCGAAGGTCTCCTCTCCATGCTCCTCAGCGTGCTTCAAGCCCCTATGCGCAACTTCGCGCTTGCGGTTAAAGCCGTTGCAGAAAAAGAAGAACAAGGCGCGTAAGCTGCTTGATCTGAATACTGCTTAGCAGTAATGAAATACAAAAAAATAAAATTATATATGGAGGTTCAATCATGAGTAAAGAGCAAATCTTGGAAGCAATCAAAGGCATGACTGTACTGGAACTGAACGATCTTGTTAAAGCAATCGAAGAAGAATTCGGCGTAACTGCTGCAGCTCCAGTAGCTGTTGTAGGTGGCGGCGCAGCTGCAGCTGAAGCTGAGCAATCCGAGTTCGACGTAATCTTGACTAACGCTGGTGCTTCCAAAATCAACGTTATCAAAGCAGTTCGCGAAATCACAGGTCTTGGCCTGAAAGAAGCAAAAGAACTGGTTGACAACGCTCCAAAACCACTGAAAGAAAAAGTGGCTAAAGAAGAAGCAGACTCCATCAAAGCTAAGCTTGAAGAAGCTGGCGCTACAATCGAAGTTAAATAATTTAGCTTATCCAAGCTGAATGAACAAAACAACAAACCCCTTGACTTATCAAGGGGTTTGTTGCTGTAAATGTAACTATGGAAAGTGAGTGAGGGCATGTCCAATCATTATTATTCGGACAAACCACAAGTGGCGCATGATCGTAAGGCCGCAGAAGCGGTCCTCCGCGGATTTAGTCTGCGGCTGGTGACGGATGCTGGGGTTTTTTCCAAAAACGGAATCGATTATGGCAGCAGGGTGTTAATTGATGCAATGGAACTGCCGTCAGGTGCTCATGTTCTTGATGTGGGATGTGGTTACGGGCCAATCGGGCTTACAGCAGCAAAACTTGTACCGGATGGGCATGTCACCATGATCGATATCAATGAGAGAGCCGTTGAGCTTTCCAGAGAAAATGCCAAAGCAAACGGCATTACCAACGTTACGATTATGCAGAGTAATCTACTAACTGAAGTAAACAAGCGGGATTTCGACGTGGTCTTGACTAATCCTCCGATTCGGGCGGGCAAAGAAACAGTACATGCTATCTTTGACCAGGCATATGACCATTTGAAGGTTGGGGGGGCGTTATGGATTGTCATTCAAAAGAAACAAGGTGCACCTTCTGCAAAAGCGAAGCTGGAATCGTTGTTTTCACGAGTGGATGAAGTAACGAAGGATAAAGGCTACCGAATCTTCAAAGCGGTAAAGGAAGAGTAGAGGAACTGTGAGAGGTTCATTCGAATTTGTAAAGTAAGCAGGGGATCATTTTTTTTGCAATAGGACTATTGACTTGAAATTCAAGCCGTGGTATAGTTGTAAAATGTCAGTATTAAGATGCCCTACTTGGCTTTAGCTAACTGAAAATGTCAACCTTTTTTACGCCGAACCGGGCTTATTATGCCTATGTTTGGCGTATAATATGTACATTTTGGGCAAACTGGGGATAAGAATGATTTGGAAAGACATCCGCCGATCAAAGTTGCTCTTTTATCGAACGACATTTCGAATAAGGGCTTTTCTTTATTTGCGGGTGCATTGCTTTGCTCTGTATGTGTACCATTATAAGGTTACAAACAGAGGTTCGCAACGAAATTTTTAAAGTGAGTAGACATTGAGGGGTGAGTTTAAGTTGGCAGGACATCTTGTTCAATATGGTCGACGCACTCGGCGCAGTTATGCACGAATTAACGAGATACTCGAAGTTCCGAACCTGATTGAAATCCAACAAAAATCATATGATTGGTTTTTGGAGGAAGGGTTGCGCGAAATGTTCCAAGATATCTCGCCGATCCAGGATTTCACAGGCAACTTGATTTTGGAATTTATCGATTACAGTCTCGGAGAACCGAAGTATACAGTAGATGACGCGAAAGAGCGCGACGTTACTTATGCAGCACCACTTCGGGTCAAAGTCCGGCTCATTAATAAGGAAACCGGAGAAGTCAAAGAGCAGGAAGTATTCATGGGAGATTTCCCGCTGATGACCAGCACCGGAACATTTATTATTAATGGTGCGGAACGGGTTATTGTCAGCCAGTTGGTTCGCTCTCCTAGCGTTTACTTCAGTACCAAAGTAGATAAGAACGCCAAAAAAACGTATACCGCTACAGTAATTCCTAACCGCGGCGCTTGGCTCGAACTGGAGATGGACGCGAAGGACGTTGTTTACGTTCGGATCGACCGTACGCGTAAAATACCGGTTACGGTTCTCCTGCGTTCTCTTGGTTTTGGCACAGACGCTGAGATTCTGGATTTGCTCGGTAATGACGAATATATCCGCAACACGCTGGACAAAGACAACACGGACTCTACGGAAAAAGCTCTCATTGAAATCTATGAGCGTCTTCGTCCGGGCGAGCCGCCAACGCTGGATAATGCGAAAAGCTTGCTCGTAGCACGTTTCTTTGATCCAAAACGTTATGACCTCGCAAATGTGGGTCGTTACAAAATCAATAAAAAGCTTCACATCAAAAACCGTTTGTTTAATCAGCGCTTGGCAGAGTCTCTGATCGATGCTGAAACAGGCGAAATTATTGCAGAAGCAGGTCAAATGGTAGACCGTCGTTTGCTCGACGAGATCATGCCTTACCTGGAGAAAAGCGTTGGCTTCCGTACGTATCATGTAGGCAACGGCGTTTTGGATGCCAATGATATCCCGATGCAAACGATTGATGTTTTTTCACCAATTGAAGATGGTAAAGTGGTTAAGCTGATTGCCAATGGCGACATTGACAAGTCCGTGAAAAACATCACGCCAGCGGACATCATTTCTTCCATCAGTTACTTCTTGAACCTGCTGCATGGCATCGGAAGCACGGATGATATCGACCACTTGGGTAACCGTCGTCTGCGCTCTGTTGGTGAGCTTTTACAAAACCAGTTCCGTATCGGTTTGTCCCGTATGGAGCGTGTGGTTCGTGAGAGAATGTCCATTCAGGATGCAAACGTCATTACACCTCAAGCATTGATCAACATTCGTCCGGTCATTGCATCGATTAAAGAGTTCTTCGGAAGCTCCCAATTGTCACAGTTTATGGATCAAACGAATCCGCTGGGTGAGTTGACGCATAAACGTCGTCTGTCCGCACTCGGACCGGGCGGTTTGACACGTGAACGTGCCGGCATGGAAGTCCGTGACGTCCATCCATCCCACTATGGCCGGATGTGCCCGATCGAGACACCAGAGGGACCGAACATCGGTTTGATTAACTCCTTGTCGACGTTTGCGCGTGTGAACGAATATGGCTTCATTGAAGCTCCATATCGCTGGGTTGATCCGAAGACGGGTGTCGTAACCGAGCAGATCGATTACCTGACAGCAGACGAAGAGGACAACTATGTTATCGCTCAGGCGAATGCGAAGCTGAATGAAGACAGTACCTTCGCAGAGGATGCGATCATTGTACGTTACAACAAACAGTCGGATAATATCCTTACGATGCCGAGTGAGCGAGTAGACTACATGGACGTATCTCCTAAGCAGGTTGTGTCGGTCGCTACGGCGCTCATTCCGTTCCTTGAGAACGATGACTCCAACCGTGCCCTGATGGGATCAAACATGCAGCGGCAGGCGGTTCCGCTCTTGATTCCTAAAGCTCCGCTTGTAGGAACAGGTATGGAACACAAAGCTGCCAAAGACTCCGGTGTATGTATTGTTGCCGAATATGACGGAATTATTGAACGTTCCTCTGCGAACGAGATTTGGCTTCGTCGTGTAGAAGAGGTAGACGGCCAGGAAGTTAAAGGCGATATCGTTAAATATAAATTACACAAATTTATGCGTTCGAACCAAGGAACATGCATCAACCAACGTCCGATCGTGAAAAGAGGCGCTGCTGTCAAAGCTGGCGACATTCTTGCTGACGGTCCTTCGACGGAAATGGGTGAACTTGCTCTTGGACGCAACGTTGTTGTTGCCTTCATGACTTGGGAAGGTTACAACTACGAGGATGCGATCCTGCTCAGCGAAAAACTCGTCAAGGAAGATGTTTACACATCCATCCACATCGAGGAATATGAGTCGGAAGCTCGTGATACGAAGCTCGGACCTGAAGAGATCACACGTGATATCCCTAACGTTGGGGAAGAAGCGCTGCGTAATCTGGATGAGCGTGGTATTATCCGCATCGGTGCCGAAATTGCTGCTGGCGACATTCTCGTTGGTAAAGTTACGCCGAAGGGTGTGACGGAACTGACTGCAGAAGAGCGTCTCCTGCACGCGATCTTTGGTGAAAAAGCACGTGAAGTACGTGATACATCGCTGCGTGTACCACACGGTACGGATGGTATCGTTGTTGACGTGAAAGTATTTACCCGTGAAAACGGAGATGAACTGCCACCAGGTGTTAACCAGCTCGTTCGTGTCTATATTGCCCAAAAACGGAAAATTTCCGAGGGTGATAAAATGGCCGGACGTCACGGTAACAAAGGGGTCGTGGCCCGCATCTTGCCGGAAGAGGATATGCCTTTCCTGCCAGACGGTACACCGGTTCAGATCGTTCTTAACCCGCTGGGCGTACCTTCCCGGATGAACATCGGTCAAGTACTCGAAGTTCACTTGGGTATGGCGGCAATGCAGCTGGGGATCCACGTGGCAACACCTGTATTCGACGGAGCGAAAGAGTATGACGTCTTCGATACGATGGAAGAAGCAGGTATGCAGCGTAATGGTAAAACCGTGTTGTATGACGGACGTACAGGTGAAGAGTTTGAACGTGAAGTTACCGTTGGTGTCATGCACATGATCAAACTGGCACACATGGTTGACGATAAAATCCATGCCCGTTCCACAGGTCCTTACTCACTAGTTACGCAGCAGCCGTTGGGTGGTAAAGCCCAATTTGGTGGTCAGCGTTTCGGGGAGATGGAAGTTTGGGCGCTTGAGGCGTACGGTGCCGCTTATACACTGCAAGAAATCTTGACGGTTAAATCCGATGACGTTGTGGGTCGGGTGAAAACGTATGAGTCCATTGTCAAAGGCGAGAACGTACCGGAACCAGGTGTTCCTGAATCGTTCAAAGTATTGATCAAAGAGCTGCAAAGCTTGGGTATGGACGTTAAGATTTTGAGTGAAGATGAGCAGGAGATTGAAATGAAAGAAATGGACGATGAAGATGACGCTGCGAGCGACAAGCTCAGCCTCAACCTTGAGGGTACAGAGGTCGGAGCGGAATAATCGCTTCGGGCGCAAGATGACCGGCGTTTTTCATCAGGCTCGCGTCATGCTCCGGCCTTGGCTGGAGCAGGCGTAACCTAGAATACAGGAATTAGGTTAAGGAGGGTTGCTCCTTGTTGGACGTCAACAATTTCGAATACATGAAGATCGGGCTTGCTTCCCCAGAGAAAATTCGTTCTTGGTCCCGCGGAGAAGTGAAAAAACCGGAAACGATCAACTATCGCACGTTGAAACCGGAAAAAGAAGGGCTGTTCTGCGAAAAGATTTTTGGCCCTACAAAAGACTGGGAATGTCATTGCGGTAAATACAAACGCGTTCGTTATAAAGGCGTTGTCTGTGACCGCTGTGGCGTTGAAGTAACACGTGCGAAAGTTCGTCGTGAACGGATGGGCCATATTGAGCTTGCTGCTCCGGTATCGCATATCTGGTACTTCAAAGGTATTCCGAGCCGTATGGGTCTCGCATTGGATATGTCTCCGAGATCTCTTGAAGAGATCATTTATTTTGCATCATATGTAGTAACCGATCCAGGAGAAACTCCACTGGAGAAAAAACAGCTGTTGTCCGAGAAGGAATATCGCAGCTACCGTGAAAAATACGGATACGGCTTCCAAGCCGGCATGGGTGCAGAAGCAGTTAAAAAATTGCTTCAAGACCTCGATGTAGAGAAAGAGCTTGAATTCCTGAAGGAAGAGCTTCGTACTGCACAAGGCCAGCGCCGCAACCGTGCAATCAAACGTTTGGAAGTTATTGAAGCATTCCGCAACTCTGGGAACAATCCGGAGTGGATGATCATGGATGTACTTCCTGTTATTCCACCGGAACTTCGTCCGATGGTACAGCTGGATGGCGGACGTTTTGCTACGTCTGACTTGAATGACCTGTATCGCCGTGTAATTAACCGGAACAACCGTCTGAAACGTCTGCTTGACCTGGGCGCGCCGGATATCATCGTGCAAAATGAAAAACGGATGCTGCAGGAAGCTGTTGATGCGTTGATCGATAACGGTCGTCGCGGTCGTCCTGTTACAGGTCCGGGTAACCGTCCTTTGAAATCCCTCAGCCACATGCTGAAAGGTAAACAAGGTCGTTTCCGTCAAAACTTGCTCGGTAAACGTGTTGACTATTCCGGCCGTTCCGTTATCGTTGTCGGACCATACCTGAAAATGTATCAGTGCGGTCTGCCGAAAGATATGGCACTGGAACTGTTCAAGCCTTTTGTGATGAAAGAGCTTGTCAATAAAGGGCTTGCCCACAACATCAAGAGCGCAAAACGTAAAGTTGAGCGTGTAAGTCCTGAAGTATGGGATGTTCTTGAAGAAGTTATCAAGGAGCATCCGGTTCTTCTGAACCGTGCCCCTACGCTTCACCGTCTCGGCATTCAAGCGTTTGAACCGATTCTGGTTGAAGGTAAAGCAATTCGTCTTCACCCGCTCGTATGTACGGCGTACAATGCCGACTTTGACGGTGACCAAATGGCCGTGCACGTTCCATTGTCCGCTGAAGCACAAGCGGAAGCACGTATTCTGATGCTTGCATCAGGCAACATTTTGAACCCGAAAGACGGTAAACCGGTTGTAACTCCTTCCCAGGATATGGTTCTTGGTTCGTACTATCTGACGATGGACAACAAAGAAGAGAAGGGTACAGGTATGGTTCTGCGTACAGTCAATGAGGCTGTATCTGCATACCAACGGGGTACTGCTGGTCTGCATGCACGTGTAGCGATTCCGGTTAAAGCGCTTGGTAAAACAAGCTTCACGGAAGAGCAGCAAAAAGGCATGCTGTTAACAACGATCGGTAAAATTATCTTTAATGAGATTTTCCCGGCAAGCTTCCCTTATATCAATGATGCGACGCGTGCAAACCTGTATCAAGGTACAGCCGATCACTCATTCGTATATGAGAAGGGTGCTGACTTGAGAGAAGCAATCATGAATGCTCCTCAAGCAGGCGGTGTCGGTAAAGAATATCTGGGCTCTATCATCGCACGCTGCTTTGAAATTTATCACACAACCGAAACTGCGGTTATCCTCGATAAAATCAAACAGCTCGGATTCACATACTCTACGCGTGCCGGTATTACCGTGGCCGTGTCTGACGTAATCGTTCCGGATGAGAAAACAGACATTCTGAAACAGTCTGAGGAGAAGGCACAAATTGTTACGAATCAGTACCGTCGTGGTCTGATCACGAATGAGGAGCGCTATGACCGCATCATCGATATCTGGTCGAAATCCAAAGATGATATCACAGATATCCTGATGAAATCGATGGATCGTTACAACTCGATCATGATGATGGTTGACTCCAAAGCACGGGGTAACAAATCGCAAATCACACAATTGGGTGGTATGCGTGGTCTGATGGCCAACCCGTCTGGTCGAATTATCGAACTCCCAATCAAATCGAACTTCCGTGAAGGTCTGACAGTACTCGAGTACTTTATTTCCACTCACGGTGCGCGTAAAGGTCTCGCGGATACAGCCCTGCGTACAGCCGACTCAGGTTATCTGACTCGTCGTCTCGTAGACGTAGCCCAAGACGTAATTGTGCGTGAAGACGATTGTGGTACAGATAAAGGCTTTACCGTTAGTCGTATCCAGGATGGTAAAGAGGTCATTGAAGATCTCTACGACCGTATTGAAGGCAGATACTGCTTCGAGACTGTTCGTCATCCGGAAACGAAAGAGATTATTGCCGGCCGCAATGAACTGATCGACTCTGATAAAGCAGAAGCGATTATCAAAGCTGGCGTAACCAAATTGCAAATCCGCTCCGTTCTCAGCTGCCGTGCAAGTCATGGTGTCTGCAAGAAGTGTTACGGTCGCAACCTTGCGACAGGTAAACACGTGGAGATTGGTGAAGCGGTTGGTATTATTGCAGCACAATCCATTGGTGAGCCAGGAACACAGCTTACTATGCGTACGTTCCATACCGGCGGTGTAGCCGGAGACGACATTACGCAAGGTTTGCCGCGTATCCAGGAGTTGTTTGAGGCTCGTAACCCTAAAGGTCAAGCAACAATCAGTGAGATTGATGGTGTGGTTAAAGAGATTCGCGAAGCGAAAGATCGTCGTGAAATCGAAATTCAAGGTGAAGCGGAATCCAAAGTGTACTCTGTTACTTACGGTTCCCGTGTCCGCGTGAGCGAAGGCATGGAAATCGAAGCGGGTGACGAGTTGACAGATGGTTCCATCGATCCAAAAGAAATGCTGCGCATCAAAGGTGTACGCGGCGTACAGAACTACATCTTGCAGGAAGTACAGCGCGTATACCGTAACCAGGGCGTAGAAATCAATGACAAACACGTTGAAGTTATGATCCGTCAAATGCTGCGTAAAATCCGTATCGTAGATGCGGGAGATACAACGCTGCTGCCGGGATCATTTGTGGATACCCATGAGTACGAAAGAGCCAACAAAATTGCGATTCTGAGTGATAAAGAGCCTGCGGTTGCAAAACCAATCCTGCTCGGTATTACAAAAGCATCCCTTGAAACAGACTCCTTCCTCTCTGCGGCATCGTTCCAAGAGACAACACGTGTATTGACAGATGCGGCGATCAAAGGTAAAGTCGATCAGCTGCTCGGTCTGAAGGAAAATGTAATTATCGGTAAATTGATCCCTGCCGGTACAGGTATGAACCGTTACCGCAGCATCAAATTTGCTGAACCAGAAGACGGCCAATCTTCCGTGGAAGAGTTGGAACCTGTTTCTGTAGATTAAATAAGTATTTTCTCTTCATGTGAGAGTAAAGAATGTGTGTTTCAGGAGGAGGACGTTTGTACAATTGAGACGGACGAATCCTGATCTACACAAACTTTATAAAATCTTTTAGGATTAGCATTGACAATGCTTGCGCTAGATGCTAATATATCAAAGGTGCGTGGGCAGCTGATTGTAATTGGTCCTATTCGGAGGAATGTACAATGTCTAATGAAAAAGGCTTGCAAGATGCTCATGTCAAGATTGGTACCAAACAGACCATGCGGACAGTGCAGACAGGAATGGCTTCTGAAGTCTATGTCGCAGAGGATAGTGATCCGCAGCTCACTTCCAAAATCATTGCTTTGTGTGAACAGCACAATGTGAAGTACACGAGAGTGGACACAATGAAAAATCTCGGCAAAGCGTGCGGGATTGGAGTGGGAGCAGCTATGGCTGCTGTCGTAAAATGATAGGGTAAGGAACGTTTTTGTCCGAGAACATTTAAGGATTCTCCAAGGCAAAAACTTTTCATTTGTCTTTTTATGAACCGCCTGGGTCTGTGGGCTTAGATAAAGGTTTGTAAAGAAACATGAATAATTGAGGAAGGGGGTGGCAATCACATGCCAACTATTAACCAACTGGTTCGTAAAGGACGTCAAGCTAAAGTTGAGAAGTCAAAATCACCAGCTTTGCAAAAAGGATTCAACGCTTTGAAACGTGAATCCACTAACATCAGTGCCCCACAAAAACGTGGTGTCTGCACTCGTGTAGGTACAATGACTCCACGTAAACCGAACTCTGCACTTCGTAAATATGCCCGTGTTCGTTTGACGAACCGTCTCGAGGTAACTGCTTATATCCCGGGAATCGGACATAACCTTCAAGAGCACAGTGTGGTATTGATCCGCGGAGGTAAAGTAAAAGACCTTGCAGGGGTTCGTTATCACATCGTTCGTGGAGCTCTCGATACTGCAGGCGTGAACAACCGTATGCAAGCTCGTTCTAAATACGGTGCAAAACGTCCAAAAGCTAAAAAAGCCTAAATTATGATAAGCAGGTTGCCTGAAAGCCTTCTGGCTTAGGTCTGGAAGGTACAGGGACTGCTGAACAAGAAAGAAAGGGGGATATCCATGCCACGCAAAGGTCCAGTTACGAAAAGAGACGTGCTGCCAGATCCGGTATACAACTCCAAGTTGGTTACTCGTTTGATCAACCGCATCATGCTCGACGGAAAACGCGGTGTTGCTCAAAGCATTCTGTATAATGCGTTCAAGTTGATTCAAGAACGTACGGGTAATGACCCGATGGAAGTATTTGAGACAGCAATCAAAAATATCATGCCAGTCCTGGAAGTTAAAGCTCGCCGTGTCGGCGGTTCCAACTACCAAGTACCAATCGAGGTGAAACCAGAGAGACGTACTGCTTTGGGTTTACGTTGGCTCGTGAACTACTCCCGCAACCGCGGTGAGAAAACAATGGAAGAGCGTTTGGCGGCTGAGATCATCGATGCTTCCAACAACACAGGCGCTTCCGTTAAGAAACGCGAAGATACGCACAAAATGGCTGAAGCGAACAAAGCGTTTGCTCACTACCGTTGGTAGGATTCAGTTCACAATAAAAAACTTCAATTTTGAAGGGAGACCCATTTCATGGCTAGAGAGTTCTCCTTGAAAAATACACGTAATATCGGGATCATGGCTCATATTGATGCGGGTAAAACCACGACAACTGAGCGGATCTTGTTTTACACAGGACGTACGCACAAAATCGGTGAAGTTCACGAAGGCGCTGCGACAATGGACTGGATGGAACAGGAACAGGAGCGCGGAATTACGATTACTTCCGCTGCGACTACCGCTGCTTGGAAAGGCCACCGCGTAAATATCATTGATACCCCGGGACACGTTGACTTCACTGTTGAAGTTGAACGTTCCCTTCGTGTATTGGACG harbors:
- the rplJ gene encoding 50S ribosomal protein L10; this encodes MANAKVIQAKQESVDVVTAKLRESATTVVVDYRGLNVSQATELRKQLREAGVEFQVLKNTLLRRATAAAELTELDSVLTGPTAIAFSGEDAVAPAKILNDFAKKNDALKLKGAVVEGRVIGVEEVKALAELPSREGLLSMLLSVLQAPMRNFALAVKAVAEKEEQGA
- the rplL gene encoding 50S ribosomal protein L7/L12; this translates as MSKEQILEAIKGMTVLELNDLVKAIEEEFGVTAAAPVAVVGGGAAAAEAEQSEFDVILTNAGASKINVIKAVREITGLGLKEAKELVDNAPKPLKEKVAKEEADSIKAKLEEAGATIEVK
- a CDS encoding class I SAM-dependent methyltransferase, with product MSNHYYSDKPQVAHDRKAAEAVLRGFSLRLVTDAGVFSKNGIDYGSRVLIDAMELPSGAHVLDVGCGYGPIGLTAAKLVPDGHVTMIDINERAVELSRENAKANGITNVTIMQSNLLTEVNKRDFDVVLTNPPIRAGKETVHAIFDQAYDHLKVGGALWIVIQKKQGAPSAKAKLESLFSRVDEVTKDKGYRIFKAVKEE
- the rpoB gene encoding DNA-directed RNA polymerase subunit beta, which encodes MAGHLVQYGRRTRRSYARINEILEVPNLIEIQQKSYDWFLEEGLREMFQDISPIQDFTGNLILEFIDYSLGEPKYTVDDAKERDVTYAAPLRVKVRLINKETGEVKEQEVFMGDFPLMTSTGTFIINGAERVIVSQLVRSPSVYFSTKVDKNAKKTYTATVIPNRGAWLELEMDAKDVVYVRIDRTRKIPVTVLLRSLGFGTDAEILDLLGNDEYIRNTLDKDNTDSTEKALIEIYERLRPGEPPTLDNAKSLLVARFFDPKRYDLANVGRYKINKKLHIKNRLFNQRLAESLIDAETGEIIAEAGQMVDRRLLDEIMPYLEKSVGFRTYHVGNGVLDANDIPMQTIDVFSPIEDGKVVKLIANGDIDKSVKNITPADIISSISYFLNLLHGIGSTDDIDHLGNRRLRSVGELLQNQFRIGLSRMERVVRERMSIQDANVITPQALINIRPVIASIKEFFGSSQLSQFMDQTNPLGELTHKRRLSALGPGGLTRERAGMEVRDVHPSHYGRMCPIETPEGPNIGLINSLSTFARVNEYGFIEAPYRWVDPKTGVVTEQIDYLTADEEDNYVIAQANAKLNEDSTFAEDAIIVRYNKQSDNILTMPSERVDYMDVSPKQVVSVATALIPFLENDDSNRALMGSNMQRQAVPLLIPKAPLVGTGMEHKAAKDSGVCIVAEYDGIIERSSANEIWLRRVEEVDGQEVKGDIVKYKLHKFMRSNQGTCINQRPIVKRGAAVKAGDILADGPSTEMGELALGRNVVVAFMTWEGYNYEDAILLSEKLVKEDVYTSIHIEEYESEARDTKLGPEEITRDIPNVGEEALRNLDERGIIRIGAEIAAGDILVGKVTPKGVTELTAEERLLHAIFGEKAREVRDTSLRVPHGTDGIVVDVKVFTRENGDELPPGVNQLVRVYIAQKRKISEGDKMAGRHGNKGVVARILPEEDMPFLPDGTPVQIVLNPLGVPSRMNIGQVLEVHLGMAAMQLGIHVATPVFDGAKEYDVFDTMEEAGMQRNGKTVLYDGRTGEEFEREVTVGVMHMIKLAHMVDDKIHARSTGPYSLVTQQPLGGKAQFGGQRFGEMEVWALEAYGAAYTLQEILTVKSDDVVGRVKTYESIVKGENVPEPGVPESFKVLIKELQSLGMDVKILSEDEQEIEMKEMDDEDDAASDKLSLNLEGTEVGAE
- the rpoC gene encoding DNA-directed RNA polymerase subunit beta'; protein product: MLDVNNFEYMKIGLASPEKIRSWSRGEVKKPETINYRTLKPEKEGLFCEKIFGPTKDWECHCGKYKRVRYKGVVCDRCGVEVTRAKVRRERMGHIELAAPVSHIWYFKGIPSRMGLALDMSPRSLEEIIYFASYVVTDPGETPLEKKQLLSEKEYRSYREKYGYGFQAGMGAEAVKKLLQDLDVEKELEFLKEELRTAQGQRRNRAIKRLEVIEAFRNSGNNPEWMIMDVLPVIPPELRPMVQLDGGRFATSDLNDLYRRVINRNNRLKRLLDLGAPDIIVQNEKRMLQEAVDALIDNGRRGRPVTGPGNRPLKSLSHMLKGKQGRFRQNLLGKRVDYSGRSVIVVGPYLKMYQCGLPKDMALELFKPFVMKELVNKGLAHNIKSAKRKVERVSPEVWDVLEEVIKEHPVLLNRAPTLHRLGIQAFEPILVEGKAIRLHPLVCTAYNADFDGDQMAVHVPLSAEAQAEARILMLASGNILNPKDGKPVVTPSQDMVLGSYYLTMDNKEEKGTGMVLRTVNEAVSAYQRGTAGLHARVAIPVKALGKTSFTEEQQKGMLLTTIGKIIFNEIFPASFPYINDATRANLYQGTADHSFVYEKGADLREAIMNAPQAGGVGKEYLGSIIARCFEIYHTTETAVILDKIKQLGFTYSTRAGITVAVSDVIVPDEKTDILKQSEEKAQIVTNQYRRGLITNEERYDRIIDIWSKSKDDITDILMKSMDRYNSIMMMVDSKARGNKSQITQLGGMRGLMANPSGRIIELPIKSNFREGLTVLEYFISTHGARKGLADTALRTADSGYLTRRLVDVAQDVIVREDDCGTDKGFTVSRIQDGKEVIEDLYDRIEGRYCFETVRHPETKEIIAGRNELIDSDKAEAIIKAGVTKLQIRSVLSCRASHGVCKKCYGRNLATGKHVEIGEAVGIIAAQSIGEPGTQLTMRTFHTGGVAGDDITQGLPRIQELFEARNPKGQATISEIDGVVKEIREAKDRREIEIQGEAESKVYSVTYGSRVRVSEGMEIEAGDELTDGSIDPKEMLRIKGVRGVQNYILQEVQRVYRNQGVEINDKHVEVMIRQMLRKIRIVDAGDTTLLPGSFVDTHEYERANKIAILSDKEPAVAKPILLGITKASLETDSFLSAASFQETTRVLTDAAIKGKVDQLLGLKENVIIGKLIPAGTGMNRYRSIKFAEPEDGQSSVEELEPVSVD
- a CDS encoding ribosomal L7Ae/L30e/S12e/Gadd45 family protein; translation: MSNEKGLQDAHVKIGTKQTMRTVQTGMASEVYVAEDSDPQLTSKIIALCEQHNVKYTRVDTMKNLGKACGIGVGAAMAAVVK
- the rpsL gene encoding 30S ribosomal protein S12 produces the protein MPTINQLVRKGRQAKVEKSKSPALQKGFNALKRESTNISAPQKRGVCTRVGTMTPRKPNSALRKYARVRLTNRLEVTAYIPGIGHNLQEHSVVLIRGGKVKDLAGVRYHIVRGALDTAGVNNRMQARSKYGAKRPKAKKA
- the rpsG gene encoding 30S ribosomal protein S7 produces the protein MPRKGPVTKRDVLPDPVYNSKLVTRLINRIMLDGKRGVAQSILYNAFKLIQERTGNDPMEVFETAIKNIMPVLEVKARRVGGSNYQVPIEVKPERRTALGLRWLVNYSRNRGEKTMEERLAAEIIDASNNTGASVKKREDTHKMAEANKAFAHYRW